The Lactuca sativa cultivar Salinas chromosome 2, Lsat_Salinas_v11, whole genome shotgun sequence genome includes a window with the following:
- the LOC111876453 gene encoding peroxidase 63, with protein sequence MAIRVNPLSLILCISLFIASSHSQQLTTTFYQKSCPRFEQIMQDTTTNKQIASPTTAGAALRLFFHDCLVEGCDASVLISSTPFNKAERDADINLSLPGDGFDVVVRAKTALELSCPGVVSCADILAVATRNLVTMMGGPFYNVKLGRRDGVVSRASRAELILPKPTMSMNRIIKIFTSRGFSIQEMVALTGAHTIGFSHCSEFSSDIYNYSRTAQSDPSYNPRYAAGLRNACADYKKNPSLSVFNDIMTPRDFDNSYYKNLPRGLGVLRSDRALTMDARTRPFVELYARDQKKFFEAFGRAIEKLSLYGVKTGRSGQIRRRCDSFN encoded by the coding sequence ATGGCGATAAGAGTAAACCCGTTAAGTTTGATCCTCTGCATCTCACTCTTCATCGCATCTTCACATTCTCAGCAGCTTACCACCACTTTCTACCAGAAATCATGTCCCAGATTTGAACAGATAATGCAGGACACCACCACCAACAAGCAGATCGCCTCACCCACCACCGCCGGCGCAGCTCTACGCCTCTTCTTCCACGACTGCCTCGTCGAGGGCTGTGACGCCTCCGTTCTTATCTCCTCCACTCCTTTCAATAAGGCCGAGCGTGACGCCGACATCAACCTTTCCCTTCCGGGAGACGGCTTCGACGTCGTCGTCCGTGCTAAAACCGCCCTCGAGCTCTCCTGCCCTGGAGTTGTCTCATGTGCTGACATCCTCGCTGTCGCCACGCGCAACCTCGTGACGATGATGGGTGGGCCATTCTACAACGTGAAACTCGGCCGGAGAGACGGAGTGGTGTCCAGAGCCTCACGCGCCGAACTAATCCTCCCGAAACCAACCATGTCCATGAATCGAATCATCAAGATCTTCACATCCAGAGGGTTTTCAATCCAGGAAATGGTGGCATTAACCGGCGCCCACACCATCGGATTCTCTCATTGCAGTGAATTCAGCTCAGACATTTACAATTACAGCAGAACAGCACAGTCCGATCCGTCTTATAATCCAAGGTACGCCGCCGGGCTAAGAAATGCATGTGCCGATTACAAGAAAAACCCATCGTTATCGGTGTTTAACGACATAATGACCCCACGAGACTTCGATAACTCGTACTATAAAAACTTGCCCAGGGGATtgggggttttgagatcggataGGGCACTCACAATGGATGCTCGAACAAGGCCGTTTGTAGAGTTGTATGCAAGAGACCAGAAGAAGTTCTTTGAGGCATTTGGTCGAGCAATTGAGAAGCTCAGTTTGTATGGTGTGAAAACTGGCCGGAGCGGACAGATCCGCCGTAGGTGTGACTCCTTCAACTAA
- the LOC111876454 gene encoding uncharacterized protein LOC111876454 gives MASFSASPSISCFTAIKPNKNPTSLLPTSISASTFSCSLSNRLRVARVCFSIPNSYPNSSVSKTNLSNLKKIRSVAEDTVIPEQQEDTISNQGEVEATVSVPVSPSDILTMFFQAEGTMSEAAIPSVTSALQETEGISNLKVQVLEGIASVELKKKTTVQATGVASNLVEIIQNSGFKLQALNLSFEDDYAN, from the exons ATGGCGTCTTTTTCGGCATCTCCCTCCATATCTTGTTTCACAGCTATCAAACCCAATAAAAACCCTACTTCCCTGTTGCCCACTTCTATTTCTGCTAGCACTTTCTCATGTTCTTTATCCAATCGACTTCGGGTGGCCCGTGTTTGTTTTAGCATTCCCAATTCTTACCCTAATTCATCGGTATCCAAGACAAATTTGTCAAATTTGAAGAAGATAAGATCTGTTGCTGAAGATACAGTAATTCCCGAACAACAAGAAGACACCATCAGCAACCAAGGAGAAGTCGAGGCAACCGTTTCTGTTCCAGTTTCTCCTTCCGATATCCTCACCATGTTCTTTCAG GCCGAGGGAACAATGAGTGAAGCAGCTATTCCTTCAGTGACAAGTGCTCTACAG GAGACGGAGGGCATTTCAAACTTAAAAGTCCAAGTTCTTGAGGGTATTGCAAGCGTTGAG TTAAAGAAGAAAACAACAGTGCAAGCTACTGGAGTGGCTTCTAATCTGGTTGAGATCATACAAAATTCTGGATTCAAGTTACAAGCACTCAATTTGAGCTTTGAGGATGACTATGCCAATTAA